The following proteins are co-located in the Gloeocapsa sp. PCC 7428 genome:
- a CDS encoding Crp/Fnr family transcriptional regulator has protein sequence MAFVTHSPTSPANWSQFTFSRGDKIPLQPNVLLRIERGAVRSLTWSEEGTTVTLGYWGAGDVIGQPLSRIQPYQIECLTSVEVTYVPALQWSQIIDNILRNVQQAEELLCIVRHERIPNRLLQLLSWLASKFGRSVDQGQLIDLRLTHQEIAEVIGTTRVTVTRMLARFEEEGIIYRPRRHFILLRRV, from the coding sequence ATGGCTTTTGTAACTCACAGCCCAACGTCGCCGGCTAATTGGAGTCAGTTCACCTTCAGTCGTGGCGATAAAATTCCATTACAACCAAATGTCCTACTGCGTATTGAACGCGGGGCAGTACGTAGCTTAACGTGGAGTGAAGAAGGTACAACAGTAACGCTGGGTTATTGGGGCGCTGGGGATGTCATAGGTCAACCTTTATCTCGCATTCAACCATATCAAATTGAATGCTTAACGAGTGTCGAGGTGACTTATGTTCCCGCTTTACAGTGGTCTCAGATCATTGATAACATTTTGCGGAACGTGCAGCAAGCGGAGGAATTACTCTGTATCGTCCGCCACGAACGAATACCCAATCGTTTACTGCAACTTCTATCTTGGTTGGCTAGCAAGTTTGGGCGTAGCGTCGATCAAGGACAGTTAATTGATTTGCGGCTGACGCACCAAGAAATTGCTGAAGTGATTGGCACAACGCGAGTTACGGTAACGCGAATGCTAGCACGGTTTGAGGAAGAAGGTATTATTTATCGCCCTCGGCGTCATTTTATTTTGTTGCGTCGGGTTTAG
- a CDS encoding metallophosphoesterase gives MGYWAILSGVEGNLAAYEAVLADIKQKAVEEIYILGDLVGPHPDCEKLVQRVQNPRQGELQPQICKGWWEEQCLILHGVGTTGDATELTHKYGAEIVEVLWKSVSRQTVEWIRKLDFGFHDCDCLLVHGSTLGVDDELTPETPAPQMLDRLVRGDAQTLFCGRSGLAFQYQVQSGSIAASVTTLDAQKSPCAIATQPRQVIGVGSVGKLPEIAIYTLFEPQANHVHFKTVHYKLKKSD, from the coding sequence ATGGGTTACTGGGCAATTTTAAGTGGTGTTGAGGGGAATTTAGCGGCTTATGAAGCTGTGCTTGCGGATATTAAACAAAAGGCTGTAGAAGAAATTTATATTTTAGGAGATTTAGTCGGACCGCACCCAGACTGCGAAAAATTAGTACAGCGAGTTCAAAATCCTCGTCAGGGAGAATTGCAACCTCAAATATGCAAAGGATGGTGGGAGGAACAATGTTTAATTTTGCATGGTGTTGGTACGACGGGGGATGCGACTGAGTTGACGCATAAGTACGGCGCTGAAATTGTCGAAGTGTTGTGGAAATCTGTTTCGCGTCAAACTGTGGAATGGATACGCAAGCTTGATTTTGGTTTTCACGATTGCGATTGCTTATTGGTTCATGGTAGTACTCTGGGTGTTGATGATGAATTAACTCCCGAAACACCTGCACCGCAAATGCTCGATCGCCTTGTACGCGGAGACGCACAAACGTTATTCTGCGGGCGTTCGGGTTTGGCGTTTCAGTATCAAGTGCAATCAGGTTCGATCGCAGCAAGCGTCACGACGTTGGATGCGCAAAAATCACCCTGCGCGATCGCCACACAGCCACGCCAAGTTATTGGGGTAGGTAGTGTTGGCAAATTGCCAGAAATTGCTATCTATACTTTGTTTGAACCGCAAGCTAATCACGTACACTTTAAGACTGTTCATTACAAACTAAAAAAAAGTGACTAG
- the nikA gene encoding nickel ABC transporter substrate-binding protein, giving the protein MSFLGKVLLPLAIGAMVVLPGCTQPQAETNQQENLVFSWSQDVGPLNPHLYGPSQMFAQDMIFESLVNYGRGGEILPALAESWEVSPDGRVVTFQLRQGVQFSDGEAFNATAAKLNFDQILANAEAHDWLELIRQIDRVEAEGEYTLRIHLKNAYYPALQELTLIRPVRFLSPAAFPESGTTADGIKQPIGTGPWILTEYRRDNVAVFRRNENYWGELPNVEQVTVRVIPDGETRVVAFESGELDLIYGNGVISLDAFERLQKSGRYQAEVSQPLSTRAIAIHAGRGPTQELAVRQAIQHSFNKDAVIQAIFYNTERRADTYFSDEVPYADINLEPYSYDVERANALLNEAGWRLPAGGNIRQKNGQSLTLELSFNALDNIDRAIAEALQADLRQVGIDLRLLGEERQAWLDRQTNGEFHLIFNNTWGPPYEPHAMMSSMRKPSHADYEAQSGLPMKAEIDRKIAEVLVSTEEATRQQLYSDILTTLHEQAVYLPISYSTKLAVLQENIGGFEFMPQENQVPLSKLTKQ; this is encoded by the coding sequence ATGAGTTTTTTAGGTAAGGTTTTACTACCTCTTGCGATCGGAGCAATGGTTGTATTACCTGGTTGTACGCAACCGCAAGCAGAAACAAATCAACAAGAAAATCTTGTCTTTTCTTGGTCACAAGATGTTGGACCACTCAATCCACACCTTTATGGTCCTAGTCAAATGTTTGCTCAAGATATGATTTTTGAGTCATTGGTGAACTATGGGCGGGGCGGTGAAATTTTACCTGCTTTAGCCGAAAGTTGGGAAGTTTCGCCGGATGGCAGAGTGGTGACTTTTCAACTGCGTCAAGGAGTACAGTTCTCGGATGGAGAGGCATTTAATGCTACAGCGGCTAAACTCAATTTCGATCAAATCTTAGCAAATGCGGAAGCGCATGATTGGTTAGAATTGATTAGGCAAATTGACCGCGTTGAAGCAGAAGGCGAGTATACGCTAAGAATTCACCTCAAAAATGCTTACTATCCAGCCTTGCAAGAATTAACACTAATTCGTCCAGTGAGGTTTCTCTCGCCCGCAGCCTTTCCTGAATCAGGAACAACCGCTGATGGCATTAAGCAACCAATAGGTACAGGTCCGTGGATACTGACAGAATACCGTAGAGATAATGTTGCCGTATTTCGGCGTAATGAAAACTACTGGGGTGAGTTACCCAACGTAGAACAAGTCACAGTCAGGGTGATTCCAGATGGTGAAACGCGGGTAGTGGCGTTTGAAAGTGGAGAGTTGGATTTAATTTATGGTAATGGTGTCATTAGTTTGGATGCTTTTGAGCGGTTGCAGAAGTCTGGTCGCTATCAGGCTGAAGTTTCGCAACCTCTGAGTACGAGGGCGATCGCTATTCACGCTGGTCGCGGTCCAACGCAAGAATTAGCGGTGCGACAGGCAATTCAGCACAGCTTTAACAAAGATGCGGTGATTCAAGCAATTTTCTACAATACCGAGCGACGAGCCGATACGTACTTTTCTGATGAAGTCCCCTATGCTGATATTAACCTAGAGCCGTATAGCTATGATGTAGAACGCGCCAATGCTTTGTTAAATGAAGCAGGATGGAGATTGCCCGCTGGGGGAAATATTCGTCAAAAAAATGGTCAGTCGTTAACTTTGGAGCTATCTTTTAATGCACTCGACAATATTGACAGGGCGATCGCAGAAGCCTTACAAGCTGATTTGAGACAAGTTGGCATTGATTTGCGGCTGTTGGGAGAAGAAAGACAAGCGTGGCTCGATCGCCAAACAAACGGTGAATTTCACCTCATTTTCAATAACACTTGGGGACCGCCCTATGAACCTCACGCGATGATGTCATCGATGCGCAAGCCCTCTCATGCTGACTATGAGGCACAGTCGGGGTTGCCCATGAAAGCAGAGATTGATCGAAAAATTGCCGAGGTATTGGTATCAACAGAGGAAGCAACGCGGCAGCAGTTGTACAGTGACATTCTCACTACATTACACGAGCAAGCAGTTTATCTACCAATTTCTTATTCAACGAAGCTTGCTGTCTTGCAAGAAAACATCGGTGGATTTGAATTTATGCCTCAAGAAAATCAGGTTCCGCTTAGTAAGTTAACCAAACAATAG
- the hemB gene encoding porphobilinogen synthase — protein sequence MSSQVVSTHETSTTDAPIIRPRRLRRTPALRRMVRETQLSVNDLIYPLFVMEEAGKIEVTSMPGCYRYSLDLLLEEVAQANQLGINAIALFPVIPESKKDDTGSESYHPNGLVQQAVKAIKQAVPEIIVITDVALDPFTTHGHDGLVDEHGTILNDPTVEVLVKMALAQAAAGADMVAPSDMMDGRIGAIRKALDAEGYINVGILAYSAKYASAYYGPFRDALDSAPQFGDKKTYQMDAANAREAMKEVFLDVAEAADIVMVKPALAYLDIIHQVRKATHLPVAAYNVSGEYAMIKAAAQQGWIDEKQVILETLTSMKRAGADLILTYFAKQVALILTA from the coding sequence ATGTCTTCACAAGTTGTTTCAACGCACGAAACATCAACAACTGATGCACCGATAATTCGCCCGCGCCGCTTGCGACGGACACCTGCATTACGGCGGATGGTACGCGAAACACAATTAAGTGTGAATGACTTGATTTATCCTCTATTTGTCATGGAAGAGGCAGGAAAAATCGAAGTCACTTCGATGCCAGGATGCTACCGCTACTCACTAGATTTATTGCTAGAAGAAGTGGCGCAAGCGAATCAGTTGGGGATAAATGCGATCGCGCTTTTTCCGGTCATTCCTGAAAGCAAGAAGGACGATACTGGTAGTGAAAGTTATCATCCAAACGGTTTGGTACAGCAGGCGGTTAAAGCGATTAAGCAAGCTGTGCCAGAGATAATTGTGATTACTGATGTGGCCCTCGATCCGTTTACGACGCACGGACATGATGGGTTAGTTGACGAACATGGCACAATTTTAAACGATCCTACGGTAGAAGTTTTGGTAAAAATGGCACTCGCGCAAGCCGCAGCCGGTGCAGATATGGTTGCCCCTTCAGATATGATGGATGGGCGGATAGGCGCAATTCGTAAGGCTTTAGATGCTGAAGGTTACATCAATGTCGGAATTCTGGCGTATTCTGCTAAGTATGCATCGGCTTATTATGGTCCATTTCGCGATGCGTTAGACTCTGCACCGCAATTCGGAGACAAGAAAACGTATCAAATGGACGCGGCTAATGCCAGAGAAGCTATGAAAGAAGTGTTTCTTGATGTTGCAGAAGCTGCGGATATTGTCATGGTGAAACCTGCTTTAGCTTATCTTGATATTATTCATCAAGTACGCAAGGCAACGCATTTACCTGTTGCAGCATACAACGTCAGTGGCGAGTACGCAATGATTAAAGCTGCTGCACAACAAGGTTGGATTGATGAAAAGCAAGTCATTTTAGAGACTTTAACGAGTATGAAACGCGCGGGTGCAGATTTGATTTTGACGTATTTTGCTAAGCAAGTTGCGTTGATTTTAACTGCGTGA
- the opp1C gene encoding nickel/cobalt ABC transporter permease, with protein sequence MLLLKRLLDNKAAWFSVGVIFCIALIALFAPYIAPHDPLEVELTRRLQSPSATFLLGTDHLGRCILSRLIYGARISLSIALTVTALTTSISLIVGTIAGYIGGKVDSVLMRICDVFLSFPNLILALAIVGIMGASPVNLVIALGASHWAWYARIVRSKVLSLKQENFIKAAIVSGTSSAYIMIKHLLPYTIAEIAVLASLDTGWVILQISALSFLGLGIQPPTPEWGAMITDGREFFRREPGLMLYPGLTIFIVALSFNLLGDALRDALDPRFGKTIKQRSSLTTVETSLPNG encoded by the coding sequence ATGTTACTGCTAAAACGATTATTGGACAACAAAGCGGCTTGGTTCAGTGTAGGAGTCATCTTTTGCATTGCTTTGATCGCCTTGTTTGCTCCCTACATTGCACCGCACGATCCTTTAGAAGTGGAACTCACTCGGCGGCTGCAATCTCCAAGTGCCACTTTTTTGCTCGGTACGGATCATTTAGGGCGCTGTATTCTGTCACGATTAATTTATGGAGCGCGAATTTCTCTTTCAATTGCTCTTACTGTTACCGCACTCACGACGAGCATTAGTTTGATTGTGGGTACGATCGCAGGTTACATTGGCGGGAAAGTTGATAGCGTTTTGATGCGGATTTGCGATGTGTTTTTGTCGTTCCCTAATTTAATTTTGGCATTAGCGATCGTTGGTATTATGGGTGCGAGTCCTGTAAACTTGGTTATTGCCTTAGGGGCATCGCACTGGGCTTGGTATGCTAGAATTGTCCGATCTAAAGTCCTCAGCTTAAAGCAAGAGAATTTTATCAAAGCAGCGATCGTGTCTGGGACAAGTAGCGCTTATATCATGATTAAACACCTGTTGCCGTACACCATCGCCGAAATTGCTGTGTTAGCTTCTTTAGATACAGGATGGGTTATTTTACAGATTTCAGCTTTGTCGTTTTTGGGATTAGGAATTCAGCCACCGACTCCAGAGTGGGGAGCTATGATTACTGATGGTCGCGAATTTTTCCGCCGCGAACCAGGGTTGATGCTTTATCCTGGCTTGACAATTTTTATTGTTGCGTTGTCGTTCAACTTGCTAGGTGATGCCTTGCGCGATGCGCTTGATCCTCGTTTTGGTAAGACAATTAAACAAAGATCGTCGCTTACTACTGTAGAAACATCACTTCCCAATGGTTGA
- a CDS encoding SufE family protein, translating into MTSTAAPLPDSLVRVVQRFQRLSNPKQRYEQLVWYAKRLKEFPEADKVPENKVPGCVSQVYITAGLDQGKVWYQGDSDSALVKGLVAVLVEGLSGLSPEEILKVSPEFIKDTGLNASLTPSRSNGFYNIFQKMKEKALQLLME; encoded by the coding sequence ATGACTTCTACCGCAGCACCTTTACCAGATTCACTTGTGCGTGTTGTGCAGCGCTTTCAACGACTTTCTAACCCGAAGCAACGTTACGAGCAGTTAGTTTGGTATGCTAAACGGCTAAAGGAATTTCCAGAAGCTGATAAAGTGCCAGAAAATAAAGTTCCAGGTTGTGTTTCGCAGGTGTATATCACTGCGGGGCTAGATCAAGGAAAAGTTTGGTATCAGGGTGATTCAGATTCTGCACTTGTCAAGGGGTTAGTTGCTGTATTAGTTGAAGGTTTGAGTGGGTTGTCACCTGAGGAAATTCTGAAAGTATCGCCAGAGTTCATTAAGGATACTGGCTTGAATGCGAGTCTAACACCTTCGCGTAGTAATGGGTTTTATAATATTTTTCAGAAAATGAAAGAAAAGGCTTTGCAATTGCTGATGGAATAA
- a CDS encoding DoxX family protein, whose translation MSSTHNPHRRKEILRGVFAVSLVIVGITHFIRPEQYARIVPPPFPPFASVYLSGVFEILGGIGLLIPSMSVTAAWCLIALFIGVFPANIYMTIHNIKVEGIPHSQLLYLARLPLQAVLIAWAYWYTRNPETQLETTDG comes from the coding sequence ATGTCTTCTACGCACAACCCACATCGCCGCAAGGAAATTTTACGCGGCGTCTTTGCTGTATCTTTAGTTATTGTCGGAATTACGCATTTTATCCGACCAGAGCAATATGCACGGATTGTACCGCCACCATTTCCGCCCTTCGCTTCAGTCTATTTGAGTGGTGTATTTGAGATTCTCGGCGGTATTGGGTTATTGATTCCTAGTATGAGTGTCACAGCAGCCTGGTGTTTAATTGCTTTATTTATCGGGGTGTTTCCAGCGAATATTTATATGACTATACACAACATCAAAGTTGAGGGAATTCCTCATAGTCAATTGCTGTATTTAGCAAGGCTACCGCTACAAGCTGTCTTAATTGCCTGGGCGTATTGGTATACTCGCAATCCAGAAACACAATTAGAAACAACAGATGGATGA
- a CDS encoding ABC transporter ATP-binding protein, with protein sequence MVDPVLTVTNLHVEFQQETSWTQVVRGVSFQLKPGKVLGIIGESGSGKSTICLAILGLLGREGRISQGTIRLSQQDLTSLPPTTLRQIRGQQIGVVLQNPSSFFNPILTIGQQFTETLRSHQSLTQAEAKSMGISYLSDVNLPHPERIWRQFPFQLSGGMLQRVMIAIAISLRPQILIADEPTTALDVITQMQILNLLAHLRQQHDAAILLVTHDLGVIAQLADEVAVMYQGEFVEQANVRQLFDQPQHPYTRSLLASRLQVRTEV encoded by the coding sequence ATGGTTGATCCGGTTCTCACAGTTACAAATCTCCATGTCGAGTTTCAGCAGGAAACTAGTTGGACACAGGTTGTGCGTGGCGTGAGTTTTCAACTCAAACCAGGAAAAGTTTTAGGCATTATTGGCGAAAGCGGCTCAGGTAAAAGCACCATCTGTTTAGCAATTTTAGGCTTACTAGGTCGTGAGGGACGAATTTCACAGGGAACAATTCGCCTATCGCAGCAAGATCTCACGAGTTTACCGCCTACTACTTTACGTCAAATTCGCGGACAGCAGATTGGTGTCGTGTTACAAAATCCCTCTAGCTTTTTCAATCCTATTTTGACTATTGGACAACAGTTTACGGAAACTTTGCGATCGCATCAATCTTTAACTCAAGCAGAAGCAAAGTCGATGGGAATCAGTTATTTATCTGATGTGAATTTACCTCATCCAGAGCGTATCTGGAGACAATTTCCCTTTCAACTTTCTGGGGGAATGTTGCAGCGGGTGATGATTGCGATCGCCATCTCGCTGCGTCCTCAGATTTTAATTGCCGATGAACCGACGACAGCTTTAGATGTGATTACCCAAATGCAAATTTTGAACTTACTCGCACATCTACGGCAACAACATGATGCCGCAATTTTGCTTGTGACGCATGATTTGGGCGTAATTGCTCAATTAGCTGATGAAGTTGCCGTGATGTATCAAGGAGAATTTGTTGAACAGGCAAATGTTAGACAACTATTCGACCAACCGCAACATCCTTACACGCGATCGCTACTTGCGTCTCGTTTGCAAGTGAGGACTGAGGTATGA
- a CDS encoding metallophosphoesterase, with translation MKLAVMSCIHGNLPALDAVLADIAQQKADRIYCVGDLVGYGPYPNEVVERIRTLNIPTCAGCWDEDVVEGLNACDCSYPSLLAEKRGMAAHAWTNQEVTPETREFLAQLPHSLHEGNLCFVHGSPYSAHEYLLPEMDAFVAMERVLSTGADVLFCGHTHVPYVRSLDNGQWQIRITGPSLDSEQHLKFTAPFKQIVNVGSVGEPRHGRPNATYVLYDTETQQVALREVAYDYQKTCAAIAEKGLPPIFAWRLARGLEYAERAEDPTHVCAR, from the coding sequence ATGAAATTAGCCGTTATGTCGTGCATTCACGGAAATTTACCTGCATTAGATGCAGTTTTAGCAGATATTGCCCAACAAAAAGCTGATAGAATCTATTGTGTTGGCGATCTCGTTGGCTATGGTCCTTATCCTAACGAAGTCGTAGAACGCATCCGCACGTTAAATATTCCGACGTGTGCAGGTTGCTGGGATGAAGATGTTGTCGAAGGACTCAATGCGTGTGACTGTAGTTATCCTTCATTATTAGCCGAAAAACGCGGTATGGCTGCCCATGCGTGGACAAATCAAGAAGTTACACCAGAAACACGCGAATTTTTAGCGCAATTACCTCACAGTCTCCACGAAGGTAATTTATGCTTCGTTCATGGTAGCCCTTACAGCGCGCATGAGTATCTGTTACCCGAAATGGATGCTTTTGTGGCGATGGAACGCGTACTTTCGACAGGGGCGGATGTGCTATTCTGCGGACATACTCACGTACCTTACGTGCGATCGCTTGATAATGGACAATGGCAAATTCGGATTACCGGTCCTAGTCTTGATTCAGAACAACATTTGAAATTTACAGCGCCTTTCAAGCAAATTGTGAATGTCGGTTCAGTCGGCGAACCGCGTCACGGACGCCCAAACGCAACTTATGTTCTTTACGATACTGAGACGCAGCAGGTAGCGCTACGCGAAGTTGCTTACGATTACCAAAAAACTTGTGCTGCGATCGCTGAAAAAGGTTTACCGCCTATTTTTGCTTGGCGTTTAGCCAGAGGATTGGAATATGCAGAAAGGGCGGAAGATCCTACTCATGTGTGTGCACGTTAA
- a CDS encoding bifunctional 2-polyprenyl-6-hydroxyphenol methylase/3-demethylubiquinol 3-O-methyltransferase UbiG has product MTSKIVDTWLTNSQEENAMFDDHYPLWKVMIERMSETSLEGKTVLDFGCNQGGFLRVLYHDKPFQKGIGIDVARQAIQIANENKGNLPLTYEVRDNLDPFQSEIDVAFSHEVLYLIQDLQQHAQKIFDCLKNKGVYYAALGCHSDNPLWSNWKKMIEADSNIEVQNYSLNFIADTFRDTGFTVFAQKFMLNDFMLMKESSSYFPSVVDSLNYYWDYKILWKFVKQ; this is encoded by the coding sequence ATGACTAGTAAAATTGTTGACACTTGGCTGACCAATTCTCAAGAAGAAAATGCTATGTTTGACGATCATTACCCATTGTGGAAAGTAATGATTGAGCGCATGTCTGAGACAAGTTTAGAAGGAAAAACAGTCCTTGATTTCGGCTGTAATCAAGGCGGTTTTTTACGAGTTTTGTATCACGACAAGCCTTTTCAAAAAGGAATTGGAATTGATGTGGCGCGACAAGCTATTCAAATTGCCAATGAAAACAAGGGAAATTTACCACTAACCTACGAAGTTCGTGACAATCTAGATCCATTTCAATCAGAAATTGATGTTGCTTTTAGTCATGAAGTTTTGTACTTAATTCAAGATTTACAGCAACACGCTCAAAAAATATTTGATTGTTTGAAAAACAAAGGCGTCTACTACGCTGCATTAGGATGTCATTCAGATAATCCTTTGTGGTCAAATTGGAAAAAAATGATTGAAGCAGATTCTAATATTGAGGTGCAAAACTATAGCTTGAATTTTATTGCCGACACATTTCGCGATACAGGATTCACTGTTTTTGCTCAAAAGTTCATGTTAAACGACTTTATGCTTATGAAGGAAAGTAGTAGTTATTTTCCAAGTGTTGTTGATTCTCTTAACTACTATTGGGATTACAAAATTCTCTGGAAGTTTGTGAAACAATAA
- the nikB gene encoding nickel ABC transporter permease yields MTTEQYHSWLRSFEQFTQLYAIRRLLQLIPVLLGISLVTFLLVQLMPSDPAVVVLRISEVPITPEAIAAMREQLGLNRPLPIQYLNWLWRVIQLDFGTSFITGRPVLQEIFYYLPTTIELTLSTTVLIWLVSIPLGVLAALYRDSIFDYASRLFAYVGAALPNFWLGFLLMYFFSFQLGWLPVMGRGNWTHLVLPSITLAWSPAAVYARLLRNSMLDSLSKNYVLYARARGLKERFVVGRHVLRNALLPVVTLFGMSIAHLLAGAVIVENVFALPGIGRFAVRSILSRDYPVIQAYVCLAAIFFVMTNLIVDLTYSYLDPRIRLGKVEDL; encoded by the coding sequence ATGACAACCGAACAATATCACTCATGGTTAAGATCCTTTGAGCAGTTTACTCAGTTGTATGCAATTCGGCGGCTACTGCAATTGATTCCAGTGCTGCTAGGGATTTCATTGGTGACATTTTTGCTCGTGCAATTGATGCCAAGCGATCCGGCGGTTGTCGTTTTGCGAATTTCAGAAGTACCAATCACACCAGAAGCGATCGCGGCGATGCGAGAGCAATTAGGGCTAAATCGTCCTTTGCCAATTCAGTATCTCAATTGGTTGTGGCGTGTCATTCAACTTGACTTTGGGACTTCCTTCATCACTGGGCGACCTGTGCTACAAGAGATTTTTTACTACTTGCCAACAACTATAGAACTAACTCTTAGCACAACCGTTTTAATTTGGTTAGTAAGCATTCCTCTAGGAGTTTTAGCGGCGCTTTATCGAGATAGTATTTTTGATTATGCTAGCCGTCTTTTTGCTTATGTAGGAGCGGCTTTACCTAACTTCTGGCTGGGCTTTTTGCTGATGTATTTTTTCAGCTTTCAATTAGGTTGGTTGCCAGTAATGGGGCGCGGTAACTGGACTCATTTAGTACTGCCTTCAATCACGCTAGCATGGTCTCCCGCTGCTGTTTACGCACGACTGTTACGTAATAGTATGTTGGATAGCTTGAGCAAAAATTATGTTCTCTACGCGCGTGCTAGAGGGTTAAAAGAGCGTTTTGTTGTGGGCAGACACGTGTTAAGAAACGCTTTGCTTCCTGTTGTGACGTTGTTTGGCATGAGTATTGCGCATCTACTCGCAGGAGCCGTCATTGTCGAGAATGTGTTTGCTTTACCAGGAATTGGACGATTTGCAGTGAGATCGATTCTCAGTCGAGACTATCCGGTGATTCAAGCTTATGTCTGCTTGGCAGCGATTTTCTTTGTGATGACCAACTTGATTGTCGATTTGACTTACAGTTACCTCGATCCAAGAATTCGTTTAGGAAAGGTGGAGGATTTGTAA
- a CDS encoding class I SAM-dependent methyltransferase yields the protein MTTTAKEATNKISGVSETLMITLYARYVESQRQDAILKDDKATEIVGKIDYDFTKYAQGWASQLGCVIRAEVYDRLISKFIQNHPKATIINLGAGLCTRFFRVDNGEISWYEVDFPEVIDLKRKLINEGDRLHFIAGSILDNWIEEVQPVAPVLIIMEGVSMYLTEVEMKTLFQNITRDLAPVTMLLDVIATKRAKNTKKHDTVSKTNAEFKWGIDNSKELESWEQGIKVTEEIYYLTRFANYPDRLPWWGRYLRFLVTAVFKNFGRVIQVEIMK from the coding sequence ATGACTACTACAGCGAAAGAAGCGACAAATAAGATTTCGGGTGTTTCGGAAACTTTGATGATTACACTATATGCGCGGTATGTGGAATCGCAGCGCCAGGATGCAATTCTTAAGGACGATAAAGCAACAGAAATTGTTGGAAAGATTGATTATGATTTTACAAAATATGCTCAAGGATGGGCGTCGCAACTAGGATGTGTAATTCGTGCGGAGGTTTACGATCGCCTAATTTCAAAATTTATTCAAAATCATCCTAAGGCAACTATTATTAACTTGGGCGCAGGGCTTTGTACGCGATTTTTTCGCGTTGATAACGGGGAAATATCTTGGTATGAAGTTGACTTTCCTGAAGTGATTGACCTAAAACGTAAGTTGATTAATGAAGGCGATCGCTTGCATTTTATTGCTGGTTCTATTTTAGATAATTGGATTGAAGAAGTTCAGCCTGTAGCACCAGTATTAATTATTATGGAAGGAGTGTCAATGTATCTAACAGAAGTAGAGATGAAAACTCTATTTCAAAATATTACTCGCGATCTTGCACCTGTTACCATGTTACTCGATGTCATTGCAACTAAAAGAGCGAAAAATACTAAGAAACACGATACTGTATCTAAGACTAATGCAGAATTTAAGTGGGGAATAGATAATTCCAAAGAATTAGAAAGTTGGGAACAGGGAATTAAAGTAACTGAGGAGATTTACTATTTGACTCGCTTTGCAAATTACCCAGATCGCTTACCTTGGTGGGGGAGATACTTGCGGTTTCTTGTGACTGCTGTGTTTAAAAACTTTGGTCGCGTGATTCAAGTGGAAATTATGAAATAA